One Bacillus sp. 1780r2a1 DNA segment encodes these proteins:
- the rnr gene encoding ribonuclease R — MEQEIQQYIDRLLTFMKEETYKPLTVQELEKEFGIEDSAEFKDFVKALVIMEEQGLIIRARNNRYGVPERMNFVKGKVTGHAKGFAFVVPEEQGADDIFIPPTETNNAMHGDIVLARVLSESSGNRREGTIVKIIERGTQQIVGTYTESKNFGFVIADDKKVAGDIFIPKGARNGAAEGHKVVVELTSYPEGRMNAEGKIVQILGHKNDPGVDIISVIHKYGLPQEFPGDALEQAISTPETISEDEIKGRRDLRDQVIVTIDGADAKDLDDAVTVTELENGNYKLGVHIADVSHYVTEGSPIDVEAAERGTSIYLVDRVIPMIPHRLSNGICSLNPKVNRLTLSCEMEITPAGEVVNHEIFESVIKTTERMTYSDVNKILTDKDEAVRARYEELIPMFERMEKLAEILRKKRMDRGAIDFDFKEAKVLVDDDGHPTDVVLRERSVSERLIEEFMLAANETVAEHFHWMNVPFMYRIHEDPKEEKLNRFLEFVTNFGYAVKGTGNDIHPRALQDILEAVAGTPEEMVVSKVMLRSMQQAKYQADNLGHFGLSAEFYTHFTSPIRRYPDLIVHRLIRTYLINNQVDEATQEKWSEKLPEIADHSSSMERRSVDAERETDDMKKAEFMADKIGETFDGIISSVTNFGMFVELSNTIEGLVHVSDLTDDYYRYDERHYAMIGERTGKVFRIGDEIEIKVADVNKDERAIDFVIVGMKTSQKRLSKDRPKVINMKQKSRKDDKGNRRGRRKDKADDSKGEWTTQKPKKKKKKRFFEGAPNLKKKKKKRK, encoded by the coding sequence ATGGAACAAGAAATCCAACAGTACATTGACCGTTTGTTGACGTTCATGAAAGAAGAAACGTATAAACCTTTAACGGTCCAAGAATTAGAGAAAGAATTTGGGATTGAAGATTCGGCTGAGTTTAAAGATTTTGTAAAAGCTCTTGTGATTATGGAAGAACAAGGTCTTATAATTCGAGCAAGAAACAATCGATATGGTGTACCCGAAAGAATGAATTTCGTTAAAGGAAAAGTAACGGGGCATGCCAAAGGGTTTGCGTTTGTTGTTCCAGAAGAGCAAGGAGCAGATGATATTTTCATTCCACCCACGGAGACAAATAATGCAATGCATGGAGACATTGTATTGGCTCGTGTGCTGTCAGAGTCCTCTGGTAATCGCCGTGAAGGAACCATTGTTAAAATTATTGAACGTGGTACACAACAGATTGTTGGAACGTACACAGAAAGTAAAAACTTTGGGTTTGTTATTGCAGATGATAAAAAGGTTGCCGGAGATATCTTTATTCCTAAGGGTGCACGCAACGGAGCGGCAGAAGGACACAAAGTTGTGGTAGAGCTAACAAGCTATCCTGAGGGCCGCATGAATGCTGAAGGGAAAATTGTACAGATTTTAGGTCATAAAAATGATCCTGGTGTCGACATTATCTCAGTTATTCATAAATATGGTCTTCCACAAGAATTTCCTGGAGATGCTTTAGAACAAGCAATTAGTACACCTGAAACGATTTCAGAAGACGAAATAAAAGGTCGTCGAGATCTACGAGATCAAGTGATTGTTACCATTGATGGCGCAGATGCTAAAGACTTAGATGACGCCGTAACGGTGACAGAGCTTGAAAACGGCAACTATAAGTTAGGTGTTCATATTGCAGACGTTAGTCACTATGTAACAGAAGGTTCACCCATTGATGTAGAAGCAGCTGAACGTGGAACAAGTATCTACTTAGTGGACCGCGTAATTCCAATGATTCCACACCGATTATCAAACGGAATTTGTTCCTTGAATCCAAAAGTAAATCGGTTAACACTTTCCTGTGAAATGGAAATCACGCCAGCCGGAGAAGTTGTTAATCATGAAATTTTTGAAAGTGTAATCAAAACAACTGAGCGAATGACGTACTCCGATGTTAATAAAATTTTAACAGACAAAGATGAAGCTGTTCGTGCTCGCTATGAAGAACTGATTCCAATGTTTGAACGAATGGAAAAATTGGCAGAAATTCTTCGTAAAAAGCGTATGGACCGAGGGGCCATCGACTTTGACTTTAAAGAGGCAAAAGTATTAGTTGATGATGATGGTCACCCAACTGATGTGGTATTGCGTGAGCGCTCTGTATCAGAAAGATTGATTGAAGAGTTTATGTTAGCAGCAAATGAAACAGTGGCTGAGCATTTTCACTGGATGAACGTTCCATTTATGTATCGTATTCATGAAGATCCAAAAGAAGAAAAGCTTAATCGATTTTTAGAATTTGTTACGAATTTTGGATATGCTGTAAAAGGAACTGGAAATGACATTCATCCTCGTGCGCTACAGGACATTTTAGAAGCCGTGGCGGGAACACCAGAAGAGATGGTCGTCTCTAAAGTAATGTTACGCTCGATGCAGCAAGCCAAATATCAAGCTGATAATCTTGGTCACTTTGGACTATCAGCCGAGTTCTACACGCATTTTACGTCTCCAATTCGTCGTTATCCAGATTTAATTGTTCATCGCTTAATTCGTACGTATTTAATCAACAATCAAGTCGATGAAGCAACGCAAGAAAAATGGAGCGAAAAGCTTCCTGAAATTGCGGATCATTCTTCAAGTATGGAAAGAAGATCAGTTGACGCAGAGCGTGAAACAGATGATATGAAAAAAGCCGAGTTTATGGCAGATAAAATTGGTGAAACGTTTGACGGAATTATCAGCTCAGTAACAAACTTTGGAATGTTCGTTGAGCTATCAAATACAATTGAAGGTCTTGTGCATGTTAGCGATTTAACGGATGACTATTACCGCTACGATGAACGCCATTATGCAATGATTGGTGAGAGAACAGGAAAAGTGTTCCGTATCGGGGACGAGATCGAAATTAAAGTTGCTGATGTAAATAAAGACGAGCGTGCGATTGACTTTGTTATTGTCGGCATGAAGACTAGTCAAAAGCGTTTGTCCAAAGACCGTCCAAAAGTGATTAACATGAAACAAAAATCACGTAAGGACGATAAAGGAAACCGTAGAGGTCGTCGTAAAGATAAAGCGGACGATTCAAAGGGCGAATGGACAACACAAAAGCCGAAAAAGAAGAAAAAGAAAAGATTCTTTGAAGGCGCACCAAATCTTAAAAAGAAAAAGAAGAAGCGTAAATAA
- a CDS encoding carboxylesterase codes for MKIAQPKPFTFEGGEKAVLLLHGFTGNSADVRMLGRFLEKKGYTCHAPHYKGHGVAPEELVHTGPEDWWKDVMDGYQFLKDRGHESIAAVGLSLGGVFSLKLGYTVPIKGIVPMCAPMYIKSEEIMYEGVLEYAREYKKREGKSEDQIQQEMEEFKKTPMNTLNALQGLISEVRDSVDMIYAPTFVVQARNDHMINTDSANIIYNNVESPVKNIKWYEESGHAITLDKERDQLHEDVYQFLEALDW; via the coding sequence ATGAAAATTGCACAACCAAAACCATTTACTTTTGAAGGTGGAGAGAAAGCCGTATTGTTACTGCACGGCTTTACAGGTAATTCAGCAGATGTTCGTATGCTTGGACGTTTCTTGGAAAAGAAAGGATATACGTGCCATGCACCTCATTATAAAGGACATGGAGTAGCACCTGAAGAATTAGTACATACAGGCCCTGAAGATTGGTGGAAAGACGTAATGGATGGCTACCAGTTCTTAAAAGATCGTGGTCATGAAAGCATTGCAGCGGTTGGGTTATCACTTGGTGGCGTATTTTCGCTTAAATTAGGTTACACTGTACCTATAAAGGGTATTGTTCCAATGTGTGCGCCTATGTATATCAAAAGTGAAGAAATTATGTATGAAGGTGTTTTAGAGTACGCTCGCGAATATAAAAAGCGTGAAGGGAAATCTGAAGATCAAATCCAGCAAGAGATGGAAGAATTCAAGAAAACACCAATGAATACGTTAAACGCACTACAAGGACTAATTTCCGAAGTTAGGGACTCTGTTGATATGATTTATGCACCAACATTTGTTGTACAAGCGCGTAATGATCATATGATTAATACAGATAGTGCAAATATTATTTATAATAATGTTGAGTCACCTGTGAAAAATATTAAATGGTATGAAGAATCAGGTCATGCTATTACGTTAGATAAGGAAAGAGATCAGCTGCATGAAGATGTTTATCAATTCTTAGAAGCATTAGATTGGTAA
- the secG gene encoding preprotein translocase subunit SecG, whose translation MHPFLITLLVIVSIALIVVVVLQTSKSTGLSGAISGGAETLFGKQKARGLDLVLHRLTVVLSVLFFLLTLAVSYFQL comes from the coding sequence ATGCATCCATTTCTTATCACGCTGCTAGTTATTGTTTCAATTGCGCTAATCGTGGTTGTTGTTCTTCAAACAAGCAAATCCACTGGCTTATCTGGAGCAATTTCAGGTGGTGCTGAAACATTATTCGGTAAGCAAAAAGCGCGTGGACTTGATTTAGTACTGCACCGTTTAACGGTTGTATTATCCGTGCTGTTTTTCTTATTAACGCTTGCGGTATCATATTTTCAACTGTAA
- the eno gene encoding phosphopyruvate hydratase encodes MPTILDIYAREVLDSRGNPTVEVEVYTESGAFGRAIVPSGASTGEHEAVELRDGDKSRYLGKGVLKAVENVNEIIAPELVGMDATDQIGIDRLMIELDGTENKGKLGANAILGVSMAVAHAAADFVGLPLYRYLGGFNAKQLPTPMMNIINGGSHADNNVDFQEFMILPVGAPTFKEAIRMGAEVFHALKAVLSAKGLNTAVGDEGGFAPNLGSNREALEVIVEAIEKAGYKAGQDIQLGMDVASSEFFNKETGKYDLAGEGRNGLTSAEMVDFYEELVNEFPIVSIEDGLDENDWDGHKLLTDRIGGKVQLVGDDLFVTNTKKLAQGIEQGVGNSILIKVNQIGTLTETFEAIEMAKRAGYTAVVSHRSGETEDATIADIAVATNAGQIKTGSMSRTDRIAKYNQLLRIEDELGALAVYDGAKSFYNLKK; translated from the coding sequence ATGCCAACAATTCTTGACATTTATGCACGCGAAGTATTAGATTCTCGCGGTAACCCAACAGTTGAAGTTGAAGTATACACTGAGTCAGGCGCTTTCGGACGCGCAATCGTACCAAGTGGTGCTTCTACTGGTGAACACGAAGCAGTAGAACTACGTGATGGTGACAAATCTCGTTACCTAGGTAAAGGTGTATTAAAAGCAGTTGAAAACGTAAACGAAATCATCGCTCCTGAATTAGTAGGTATGGACGCAACTGACCAAATCGGTATCGACCGCCTTATGATCGAGCTAGATGGTACTGAAAATAAAGGTAAACTAGGTGCTAACGCTATCCTTGGTGTATCTATGGCAGTAGCTCATGCAGCAGCTGACTTCGTAGGTCTTCCATTATACCGTTACCTTGGTGGATTCAACGCTAAGCAATTACCAACTCCAATGATGAACATCATCAACGGCGGTTCTCATGCTGATAACAACGTTGACTTCCAAGAATTCATGATCTTACCTGTAGGAGCTCCTACATTTAAAGAAGCAATCCGTATGGGTGCTGAAGTATTCCACGCGTTAAAAGCTGTATTATCTGCAAAAGGCTTAAACACAGCTGTAGGTGACGAAGGTGGATTCGCTCCAAACCTTGGTTCTAACCGTGAAGCATTAGAAGTAATCGTTGAAGCAATCGAAAAAGCTGGCTACAAAGCTGGTCAAGACATCCAATTAGGTATGGACGTTGCTTCTTCTGAATTCTTCAACAAAGAAACTGGTAAATACGATTTAGCTGGAGAAGGCCGCAACGGTTTAACTTCTGCTGAAATGGTAGACTTCTACGAAGAATTAGTTAACGAATTCCCAATCGTTTCAATCGAAGACGGTTTAGACGAAAATGACTGGGATGGTCACAAACTTTTAACTGATCGTATCGGTGGTAAAGTACAACTTGTTGGTGACGATTTATTCGTAACAAATACGAAGAAGCTTGCTCAAGGTATCGAACAAGGTGTAGGTAACTCTATCCTTATCAAAGTTAACCAAATCGGTACATTAACTGAAACATTTGAAGCAATTGAAATGGCTAAACGCGCTGGTTACACAGCTGTAGTTTCTCACCGTTCTGGTGAAACTGAAGATGCAACAATCGCTGATATCGCTGTTGCAACAAACGCTGGCCAAATCAAAACTGGTTCTATGTCTCGTACAGACCGTATTGCGAAATACAACCAATTACTACGTATTGAAGACGAGTTAGGTGCTCTAGCTGTATACGATGGTGCTAAATCTTTCTATAACTTAAAGAAATAA
- the gpmI gene encoding 2,3-bisphosphoglycerate-independent phosphoglycerate mutase, whose translation MSKKPTALIILDGFALRDEEKGNAVKHAKKPNFDRYWNEFPHATLQASGEAVGLPEGQMGNSEVGHLNIGAGRIVYQSLTRVNVAIREGEFEKNETLVAAVKHAKEKGTSLHLFGLLSDGGVHSHIEHLYALLRLAKKEGLEKVYIHGFLDGRDVAPQSAEQYLKELNEKIEEYGVGEIATLSGRYYSMDRDKRWERVEKAYRAMVYGEGPSYTSPEECVKDSYENGVYDEFVLPSVITKEDGSPVATIKDEDAVIFYNFRPDRAIQISNTFANEDFRSFDRGEKHPKNLHFVCLTHFSETVNGYVAFKPVNLDNTLGEVLSQNNLKQLRIAETEKYPHVTFFMSGGREAEFPGEKRILIDSPKVATYDLKPEMSAYEVTDALLAEIEGDKQDAIILNFANPDMVGHSGMLEPTVKAIETVDECLGKIVDAILAKGGTAIITADHGNSDEVVTLEGNPMTAHTTNPVPVIVTKQGVELREDGILGDLAPTMLNLLDVAQPKEMTGKTLIK comes from the coding sequence ATGAGCAAGAAACCAACAGCATTAATCATCTTAGATGGTTTTGCATTACGTGATGAAGAAAAAGGTAATGCAGTTAAACATGCAAAAAAACCAAACTTCGATCGTTACTGGAACGAGTTTCCACATGCGACGCTTCAAGCATCAGGTGAAGCTGTAGGTCTACCAGAAGGCCAAATGGGTAACTCGGAAGTAGGACACTTAAATATCGGTGCAGGTCGTATTGTTTATCAAAGCTTAACACGCGTGAATGTAGCAATTCGCGAAGGTGAGTTTGAGAAAAACGAAACGCTTGTAGCTGCGGTGAAGCACGCAAAAGAAAAAGGTACAAGCCTTCATCTTTTCGGACTTTTATCGGACGGTGGTGTTCACAGTCACATCGAGCATCTATATGCTCTTCTTCGCTTAGCGAAAAAAGAAGGTCTAGAGAAAGTGTATATCCACGGTTTCTTAGATGGTCGTGACGTAGCACCTCAATCTGCCGAGCAGTATTTAAAAGAATTAAATGAAAAAATTGAAGAGTACGGCGTTGGGGAAATTGCAACACTTTCAGGACGTTACTACTCAATGGACCGTGACAAACGCTGGGAGCGCGTTGAAAAAGCTTATCGCGCAATGGTTTACGGTGAAGGTCCATCTTATACAAGCCCAGAAGAGTGCGTAAAAGACTCTTACGAAAACGGCGTATACGACGAATTCGTCTTACCTTCTGTTATTACAAAAGAAGACGGTTCACCTGTTGCGACAATCAAAGACGAAGATGCAGTTATTTTCTATAACTTCCGTCCTGATCGTGCAATTCAAATTTCAAATACGTTTGCAAACGAAGACTTCCGCTCGTTTGATCGCGGTGAAAAACATCCGAAAAACTTACATTTCGTATGCTTAACTCACTTTAGTGAAACAGTTAACGGATATGTAGCTTTCAAGCCTGTTAACTTGGATAATACGCTTGGTGAAGTATTATCTCAAAACAACTTAAAGCAGCTTCGTATTGCAGAAACAGAAAAATACCCACACGTAACGTTCTTTATGAGCGGTGGACGTGAAGCAGAGTTTCCTGGTGAAAAGCGAATCTTAATCGATTCACCAAAAGTAGCAACATACGATTTAAAACCTGAGATGAGTGCTTATGAGGTGACGGACGCGTTGCTTGCAGAAATCGAAGGGGACAAGCAAGATGCTATTATTTTAAACTTTGCAAACCCAGATATGGTTGGACACTCTGGTATGTTAGAGCCAACAGTTAAAGCAATTGAGACAGTCGATGAATGCCTAGGTAAAATTGTGGATGCGATTTTAGCTAAAGGTGGTACAGCAATCATCACAGCAGACCATGGTAACTCTGATGAAGTTGTAACGCTTGAAGGTAACCCAATGACGGCTCATACAACAAATCCAGTTCCAGTTATCGTAACAAAGCAAGGCGTAGAGCTTCGTGAAGATGGTATTCTAGGTGACTTAGCTCCTACAATGCTTAACCTTTTAGATGTAGCTCAGCCAAAAGAAATGACAGGTAAAACATTAATTAAATAA
- the tpiA gene encoding triose-phosphate isomerase: MRKPIIAGNWKMNKVLSEATSFVEEVKGAVPSPESVESVVCAPALFLDRLVEATKGTDLKIGAQNMHFEESGAFTGEVSPVALADLGVNYVILGHSERREMFAETDETVNQKTIASFKHGLTPIVCCGETNEEYEQDQTKTVVANQVQKALAGLTDEQAKQVVIAYEPIWAIGTGKSSTAEGANEVCAYIRSVVAEQFSQDVADAVRIQYGGSVKPANIKEYMSQSDIDGALVGGASLEASSFLQLLEAGK, encoded by the coding sequence ATGCGTAAACCAATCATTGCAGGAAACTGGAAAATGAACAAAGTGCTTTCAGAAGCAACAAGCTTTGTAGAAGAAGTAAAAGGAGCAGTACCATCTCCTGAGAGCGTAGAATCAGTAGTATGTGCTCCAGCATTATTTTTAGATCGCTTAGTAGAAGCAACTAAAGGTACAGACTTAAAAATTGGTGCACAAAACATGCACTTTGAAGAAAGCGGAGCATTCACTGGAGAAGTAAGCCCAGTTGCACTAGCTGACTTAGGCGTGAACTATGTAATCTTAGGTCACTCTGAGCGTCGCGAAATGTTCGCTGAAACTGACGAAACAGTAAATCAAAAAACGATCGCTTCATTCAAACATGGTTTAACACCAATCGTTTGTTGCGGTGAAACAAATGAAGAGTATGAGCAAGATCAAACAAAAACAGTTGTAGCTAACCAAGTACAAAAAGCGTTAGCTGGTTTAACTGACGAGCAAGCGAAACAAGTTGTTATTGCTTATGAGCCAATCTGGGCAATCGGTACAGGGAAATCTTCAACTGCAGAAGGTGCAAACGAAGTTTGTGCTTATATCCGCAGCGTAGTAGCAGAGCAATTCTCTCAAGACGTAGCAGATGCAGTTCGTATTCAATACGGCGGAAGCGTAAAGCCTGCTAATATTAAAGAATACATGTCTCAATCAGACATCGACGGTGCTTTAGTAGGTGGAGCAAGCTTAGAAGCTTCTTCATTCTTACAGCTTTTGGAGGCTGGTAAGTAA
- a CDS encoding phosphoglycerate kinase, which produces MNKKTLKDIDVKGKRVFCRVDFNVPMKDGKVTDETRIRAALPTIQHLVEQGAKVILASHLGRPKGEVVEELRLTAVAERLQALLGKDVAKADEAFGENVQKTIDGMNEGDVLVLENVRFYPGEEKNDAELAKAFAELADVYVNDAFGAAHRAHASTEGIAHHIPAVAGFLMEKELDVLSKALSNPERPFTAIVGGAKVKDKIDVIDNLLDKVDNLIIGGGLSYTFIKALGHEVGKSLLEEDKIDLAKSFMDKAKKNGVNFYMPVDVVVADDFSNDANTQVVSIENIPSDWEGLDAGPKTREIYADVIKNSKLVIWNGPMGVFELDAFANGTKAVAEALAEATDTYSVIGGGDSAAAVEKFGLADKMSHISTGGGASLEFMEGKELPGVVALNDK; this is translated from the coding sequence ATGAACAAAAAAACGTTGAAAGACATCGATGTAAAAGGAAAGCGAGTATTTTGTCGCGTAGACTTTAACGTACCAATGAAAGACGGAAAAGTAACAGATGAAACTCGTATTCGTGCAGCTCTTCCTACTATTCAACACCTAGTAGAACAAGGTGCAAAAGTAATTTTAGCTAGCCATCTTGGACGTCCAAAAGGCGAAGTAGTTGAAGAATTACGTTTAACTGCTGTTGCAGAGCGTTTACAGGCTCTTTTAGGTAAAGACGTAGCAAAAGCTGACGAAGCTTTTGGCGAAAATGTACAAAAAACAATCGACGGCATGAACGAAGGCGATGTTTTAGTACTTGAAAACGTACGTTTCTACCCAGGTGAAGAGAAAAATGATGCTGAGTTAGCAAAAGCATTTGCTGAATTAGCAGACGTTTACGTAAATGATGCATTCGGTGCTGCTCACCGTGCACATGCTTCAACTGAAGGAATTGCTCACCATATCCCAGCAGTAGCAGGTTTCTTAATGGAAAAAGAACTTGATGTGCTTTCTAAAGCATTATCAAATCCAGAACGTCCATTCACTGCAATTGTTGGTGGAGCAAAAGTTAAAGACAAAATCGATGTAATTGATAATCTGCTTGATAAAGTAGATAACCTAATTATCGGTGGAGGACTTTCTTACACATTTATTAAGGCACTAGGCCATGAAGTAGGTAAATCTCTTCTTGAAGAAGATAAGATTGATCTTGCAAAATCGTTCATGGATAAAGCAAAGAAAAATGGTGTTAACTTCTACATGCCAGTAGACGTGGTAGTAGCAGATGACTTCTCAAATGATGCAAACACTCAAGTGGTATCAATTGAGAACATTCCAAGCGATTGGGAAGGTTTAGATGCGGGACCAAAAACGCGTGAAATCTATGCTGACGTAATCAAAAATTCTAAGCTAGTTATCTGGAATGGACCAATGGGTGTATTTGAACTAGATGCATTCGCTAATGGTACAAAAGCAGTAGCGGAAGCTTTAGCTGAAGCAACTGACACATATTCAGTAATCGGTGGAGGAGACTCTGCTGCAGCTGTTGAGAAATTTGGTTTAGCTGATAAAATGAGCCATATTTCTACAGGTGGCGGTGCGTCACTAGAGTTTATGGAAGGTAAAGAACTTCCAGGCGTAGTTGCTCTAAACGATAAGTAA
- the gap gene encoding type I glyceraldehyde-3-phosphate dehydrogenase has translation MVVKIGINGFGRIGRNVFRAALKNDNVEVVAINDLTDANMLAHLLKYDSVHGKLDAEVVVDGNNLVVNGKTIEISAERDPAQLSWGKQGVDIVVESTGFFTKRADAAKHLEAGAKKVIISAPASDEDITIVMGVNEDKYDAANHNVISNASCTTNCLAPFAKVLNDKFGLKRGMMTTVHSYTNDQQILDLPHKDYRRARAAAENIIPTSTGAAKAVSLVLPELKGKLNGGAMRVPTPNVSLVDLVAELDKEVTVEDVNNALKEAAEGDLKGILGYSEEPLVSGDYNGNINSSTIDALSTMVMEGNMVKVISWYDNESGYSNRVVDLAQYIAAKGL, from the coding sequence ATGGTAGTAAAAATTGGTATTAACGGATTTGGTCGTATCGGCCGTAACGTATTCCGCGCAGCTTTAAAAAACGATAACGTTGAGGTAGTAGCAATTAACGACTTAACTGACGCTAACATGCTTGCTCATCTTTTAAAATATGATTCTGTACACGGTAAATTAGATGCAGAAGTAGTAGTAGATGGCAACAATTTAGTAGTAAATGGTAAAACAATCGAAATCTCTGCTGAGCGTGACCCAGCTCAATTATCTTGGGGTAAACAAGGCGTAGATATCGTTGTTGAATCTACTGGATTCTTCACTAAACGCGCTGACGCTGCTAAGCACTTAGAAGCAGGAGCTAAAAAAGTAATCATCTCTGCTCCAGCAAGCGATGAAGACATCACAATCGTAATGGGTGTTAACGAAGACAAATACGATGCAGCTAACCATAACGTAATTTCAAACGCTTCTTGTACAACTAACTGCTTAGCGCCATTCGCTAAAGTATTAAACGACAAGTTCGGTCTTAAACGTGGAATGATGACAACAGTTCACTCTTACACAAATGACCAACAAATCTTAGACTTACCACATAAAGATTACCGTCGTGCTCGTGCAGCAGCTGAGAACATCATCCCAACTTCAACTGGTGCTGCTAAAGCTGTATCTCTAGTGTTACCTGAATTAAAAGGTAAATTAAACGGTGGAGCTATGCGTGTTCCAACTCCAAACGTTTCTCTAGTAGACCTAGTTGCTGAACTTGACAAAGAAGTAACTGTTGAAGATGTAAACAACGCTCTTAAAGAAGCTGCTGAAGGCGATCTTAAAGGTATCCTTGGTTACAGCGAAGAGCCACTAGTATCTGGTGACTACAACGGTAACATCAACTCTTCTACAATCGACGCATTATCTACAATGGTAATGGAAGGTAACATGGTAAAAGTTATCTCTTGGTACGATAACGAGAGCGGATACTCTAACCGTGTAGTAGACTTAGCTCAATACATCGCTGCTAAAGGACTATAA
- a CDS encoding glutaredoxin family protein has protein sequence MQVVLYTRKTCPLCEEAKEMLTALQHDLDFRVIEKDIYLDERLLEQFHLMIPVIEIDGEVVMYGKIQRENIRKRLLLKKAIR, from the coding sequence ATGCAGGTTGTTTTATATACAAGAAAAACATGTCCTTTATGTGAAGAAGCTAAAGAAATGTTAACTGCTTTACAGCATGACCTTGATTTTAGGGTGATTGAAAAGGATATTTACTTAGATGAACGTTTGCTAGAACAATTTCACCTTATGATTCCGGTTATAGAAATTGATGGTGAGGTTGTTATGTATGGCAAAATTCAAAGAGAAAATATAAGAAAGCGTTTACTTTTGAAAAAGGCCATCAGATGA
- the rpoN gene encoding RNA polymerase factor sigma-54: MEVGLFQQQSLKLSMSKELSQAISLLQYSSLDIASFIQEQAMQNPLIDFGDAPLFTSRPSVYKQSVNDDKDLLNSIASKQETLTEHLLSQLVFLELTMKEQDIICYMIENLDEHGYLKEDLVLVAQACSCTLEEVEIVLNSLQQLDPIGVGARNLQECLLIQLEQSGQLSDDLEIILTEYFQEFAYKKWNKISKECGISLEQVQKYHDQIKRLNPRPGLLYATQAERFIIPDYIIKKEGDELVAYANEELDFRLSVNDAYRQSLTLQDNHAVKPYLQEKYREFQWILKGLQTRKQTLNAIVHGLLEKQQRFFQHGPSFLQPLTMKELADYINVHESTVSRATTHKYIQTPFGTFSMKSFFTASLKQGNTEETSVVTVKELIKQLVEKEDKKKPLSDQQLTNQLLTQYDVKISRRTVAKYREQLNIASSSQRKVYV; encoded by the coding sequence ATGGAGGTAGGTTTATTTCAACAGCAGTCTTTAAAGCTTTCCATGTCGAAAGAGTTATCGCAGGCAATTTCTCTTTTACAATATTCATCGCTGGATATTGCATCATTTATACAAGAGCAAGCGATGCAAAACCCACTTATTGATTTTGGTGATGCCCCGTTATTTACAAGTAGACCTTCAGTTTATAAGCAAAGTGTTAATGATGATAAAGACTTACTAAACTCAATTGCTTCTAAGCAAGAAACATTAACTGAGCATTTGCTAAGTCAACTTGTTTTTTTGGAATTAACGATGAAGGAACAAGATATCATTTGCTATATGATTGAGAACTTGGATGAGCATGGGTACCTAAAGGAGGACTTAGTGCTTGTAGCACAAGCATGTAGTTGCACCTTGGAAGAAGTGGAAATAGTGCTAAATTCCCTTCAACAGCTAGATCCTATAGGGGTAGGAGCAAGAAATCTTCAGGAATGTTTACTGATACAGCTAGAGCAAAGCGGACAGCTTTCTGATGACTTAGAAATAATTTTGACAGAATATTTTCAAGAGTTTGCGTATAAAAAGTGGAATAAAATTTCAAAAGAGTGCGGCATATCGCTTGAGCAAGTTCAGAAATACCATGATCAAATTAAGCGTTTGAATCCTCGTCCAGGATTACTATATGCCACTCAAGCAGAGCGCTTTATCATTCCCGATTATATTATAAAGAAAGAGGGCGATGAGCTAGTCGCTTACGCCAATGAAGAGCTGGACTTCCGGTTATCGGTTAATGATGCGTATAGACAAAGTTTAACGCTTCAAGATAATCATGCGGTTAAGCCATACTTGCAAGAAAAATACCGAGAGTTTCAATGGATTTTAAAAGGACTTCAGACCCGGAAACAGACGCTAAACGCAATTGTTCATGGACTACTAGAAAAGCAGCAAAGGTTTTTTCAACATGGGCCATCTTTTTTACAACCATTAACGATGAAGGAACTAGCAGACTATATTAACGTTCACGAGTCAACGGTGAGTCGAGCGACAACGCATAAGTATATTCAAACACCTTTTGGAACTTTTTCTATGAAGTCGTTTTTTACAGCGAGCTTAAAACAGGGTAACACTGAAGAAACCTCCGTCGTGACGGTAAAAGAGCTTATTAAACAGTTAGTAGAAAAAGAAGATAAAAAGAAGCCTTTATCTGATCAACAGCTCACGAATCAGTTATTAACACAGTATGATGTGAAAATATCAAGAAGAACGGTAGCTAAATACCGTGAACAGCTAAACATTGCTTCATCTAGTCAAAGAAAGGTTTATGTATAA